From one Magnolia sinica isolate HGM2019 chromosome 18, MsV1, whole genome shotgun sequence genomic stretch:
- the LOC131232766 gene encoding probable purine permease 11 produces MGEVQELHLHINEAQEPKSPKDTTAIQQPSHPKPRHWQQWLLVALSIAFLLGGQSTGTLLGRFYYNRGGNSKWMATLIQSAGFPILLLPLFLLPSSPTPSSTITTMACMITPPSVTALTFLYVSLGLLIAGDNLMYSHGLLYLPVSTYSLICATQLAFNALFSFFLNSQKFTPYLLNSVVLLTFSASLLAVCSNSSDTKRISPGKYAVGFLCTLGASAIFSLFLSLTQLAFEKVMKKENFAAVLKMQIYLSAVATCACIVGLFASGDWRGLKEEMGEFGKGGVSYVMTLVWIAVAWQVSAVCSMVLIFEVSSLFCNVISTLGLPVIPILAVIFFNDKMDGAKVVAMLLAIWGFVSYIYQHYVDSAKSKTARTEVNEVSDASSGEK; encoded by the coding sequence AAGCCCAAGAACCAAAGTCACCCAAAGACACAACTGCTATCCAACAACCATCACATCCAAAACCCAGACATTGGCAGCAGTGGCTCTTGGTTGCCCTCAGCATTGCCTTTCTTCTCGGAGGTCAATCCACAGGCACTCTTCTTGGGAGATTCTACTACAATAGAGGGGGAAATAGCAAATGGATGGCAACGCTTATCCAGTCTGCAGGCTTTCCAATACTACTACTACCCCTCTTCCTCTTACCCTCCTCCCCCACCCCCTCTTCCACAATCACCACCATGGCTTGCATGATAACTCCACCTTCTGTAACTGCACTCACCTTTCTCTATGTCTCACTTGGGCTGCTCATTGCTGGTGACAACTTGATGTATTCACATGGCCTCTTATACCTACCTGTCTCAACATATTCCCTCATTTGCGCGACCCAATTGGCCTTTAATGCACTATTCTCATTCTTCCTCAATTCACAGAAGTTCACCCCCTATCTCCTCAACTCTGTAGTCCTGCTCACCTTCTCTGCCTCCCTCCTGGCAGTCTGCTCCAATTCATCGGACACCAAAAGAATCTCCCCAGGGAAGTATGCAGTTGGATTCCTGTGCACGCTGGGTGCATCTGCCATATTCTCCCTATTCCTTTCCCTCACACAGCTTGCCTTTGAGAAGGTCATGAAGAAGGAAAACTTTGCCGCAGTCTTGAAGATGCAAATCTACCTGTCAGCTGTCGCCACATGTGCTTGCATTGTGGGCCTTTTTGCCAGTGGTGACTGGAGGGGTTTGAAGGAAGAGATGGGAGAGTTTGGAAAGGGGGGAGTGTCTTATGTGATGACTTTGGTTTGGATAGCAGTGGCCTGGCAGGTTTCTGCAGTTTGTTCTATGGTATTGATTTTTGAGGTGTCTTCTCTCTTTTGCAATGTCATTAGCACGCTGGGTTTGCCTGTCATCCCAATTCTTGCTGTAATTTTTTTCAACGACAAGATGGATGGGGCAAAGGTTGTGGCTATGTTGTTGGCAATTTGGGGGTTTGTTTCTTACATCTATCAGCACTATGTTGATAGTGCAAAGTCTAAAACAGCACGGACTGAAGTAAATGAAGTCTCTGATGCTTCCAGTGGAGAGAAATAA
- the LOC131232767 gene encoding uncharacterized protein LOC131232767: MDLTSMGPTIIIIIITLIAIRVAYVFFQSGKPLCTTSLPQSYSTLIVLGSGGHTAEMLNLLAVLDKDKFTPRSYIAAATDNMSLQKAQAMEESLVHQTNAGKMVEAAQFMQIYRSREVGQSYLTSVGTTLVAMVHALWLMFKIRPQVILCNGPGTCIPLCASAFLLKVAGIKWSSIFYVESIARVRKLSLSGLLLYKSHLADQFFVQWPKLQRKYPRAHYVGCLM; the protein is encoded by the exons ATGGATcttacatcaatgggtcccaccattatcatcatcatcatcacactcATTGCGATACGTGTCGCTTATGTATTCTTCCAGAGCGGCAAACCCCTTTGCACTACGTCGCTGCCGCAATCCTATAGCACTCTTATTGTTCTGGGCTCCG GGGGCCACACGGCCGAGATGCTTAATCTTTTGGCGGTGCTTGATAAGGACAAGTTCACGCCCCGATCATACATCGCCGCCGCTACGGATAATATGAGTCTTCAAAAAGCTCAGGCGATGGAAGAATCCTTGGTTCATCAG ACAAATGCAGGGAAAATGGTAGAGGCTGCTCAGTTCATGCAGATATATCGAAGCCGGGAAGTGGGTCAATCATATTTAACCTCTGTTGGAACAACTCTTGTTGCAATGGTTCATGCCCTATGGCTAATGTTTAAAATCAGGCCTCAAGTG ATCCTATGCAATGGACCCGGGACATGTATCCCTCTGTGTGCGTCTGCATTCCTTTTAAAG GTAGCCGGTATAAAATGGTCATCCATTTTTTATGTCGAGAGTATAGCAAGGGTGAGGAAGCTCTCCTTAAGTGGCTTGCTGCTGTACAAGTCACACCTAGCCGATCAGTTCTTTGTACAATGGCCAAAATTGCAAAGGAAATATCCTAGGGCTCACTATGTTGGTTGTCTCATGTAG
- the LOC131233152 gene encoding uncharacterized protein LOC131233152, whose product MRCKRHPFEQGVGVCAACLRERLLALIEAQSKENRRKSDPQPPPPPPLAFPRSVSPYICRRSDTWQHHNQHQFYSTPQVGPTFSSSTKKKSRFSVFSSLFGASRSEETERDNTVPISSTSSSWFSAFRKKKSRLFSLDDEISGNGARRSCRTRDRGMSPKEGDETPIQSGFSVGSSPGWRKSAPVTAVSAAPRRSQHGRNVSGFAFCLSPLVRPSPSRHRSDTGFSDELRSANRHHLSTAASLCANRSRKLADIGRASLARTTSSQC is encoded by the exons ATGAGGTGCAAACGCCATCCGTTCGAACAGGGCGTAGGCGTCTGCGCTGCCTGTCTCAGGGAGCGCCTTTTAGCTCTCATCGAAGCCCAGTCCAAAGAAAATCGCCGGAAATCTGACCCACAGCCACCGCCTCCGCCTCCCCTTGCCTTCCCACGCTCCGTCTCCCCCTACATCTGCCGCCGCTCCGACACGTGGCAGCACCACAACCAACATCAGTTCTACAGCACCCCGCAGGTCGGCCCCACCTTCTCGTCCAGCACAAAGAAGAAGAGCCGCTTCTCCGTGTTCTCCTCTCTCTTCGGCGCTTCCAGATCTGAGGAAACCGAGAGAGATAATACAGTCCCGATCTCATCCACGTCATCCTCATGGTTCTCCGCCTTCCGCAAGAAGAAATCGCGGCTCTTCTCCCTCGACGATGAGATCTCCGGCAACGGCGCGCGGAGATCGTGCCGGACGAGAGATAGGGGGATGTCGCCCAAGGAAGGCGACGAAACGCCGATCCAGAGCGGGTTCTCGGTGGGATCCTCGCCCGGGTGGAGGAAATCAGCACCTGTAACGGCCGTATCGGCGGCACCGAGGAGGTCGCAGCACGGACGTAATGTATCGGGTTTCGCTTTCTGCCTCAGCCCGTTGGTGAGGCCGAGTCCGAGTCGGCACCGATCCGACACGGGCTTTTCGGACGAGTTGCGGAGCGCGAATCGGCACCATTTGTCTACGGCCGCCTCGCTTTGCGCAAACAGGTCGAGAAAGCTTGCGGATATCGGAAG AGCCAGCCTGGCCAGGACCACCTCAAGCCAATGCTAG